The following coding sequences are from one Euwallacea fornicatus isolate EFF26 chromosome 8, ASM4011564v1, whole genome shotgun sequence window:
- the PCID2 gene encoding PCI domain-containing protein 2 homolog, whose translation MTFMNLSNYLQILDRSWRTHNGQTLSQFLSLRHDHTRFKNYHIENPENIVEKFLQAPLDEIVVLHLKCLYHLSIEDFLNAYQLQNALVQVFTKLLQVQKEENWCVPLMYTVCSDLRLVAQQAEKQRVGTTQKPGEYLEKAAEALMACFRICAADNRTDDRDTKRRGMMGLVNQLFKVYFRINKLHLCKPLIRAIESSPFKESFSLSQQIAYRYFVGRKAMFDSDYKAADKYLSYAFENCHKQCRKNKRLILIYLVPVKMLLGYFPNRKVLEKYDVLEFSELVEAVCQGNLKRFDEIMEKHESFFIDSGIYLIIDKLKIIAYRNLFKKVYMILNTHQIPVESLQAALQFLDQDVDLDETQCIVANLINEGRIKGYISHQHRKVVVSKQNPFPPLTTT comes from the coding sequence ATGACTTTCATGAACTTATCGAACTACCTTCAAATTCTGGACAGATCCTGGCGGACTCACAACGGCCAGACATTGTCCCAGTTTCTCTCACTTCGTCATGATCATACTcggtttaaaaattatcatattGAGAATCCTGAGAACATCGTTGAGAAGTTTCTACAAGCTCCATTGGATGAGATTGTGGTTTTACACCTAAAATGTTTATACCACCTCAGCATTGAGGACTTTTTAAATGCATATCAGCTGCAAAATGCTTTAGTGCAAGTTTTCACGAAGCTATTACAAGTCCAAAAAGAGGAGAATTGGTGTGTGCCTTTGATGTATACTGTGTGTTCTGATTTACGCTTAGTAGCGCAACAGGCAGAGAAGCAAAGAGTGGGAACAACCCAGAAACCTGGTGAATATTTGGAAAAGGCAGCTGAAGCTTTGATGGCTTGTTTCCGGATTTGTGCTGCAGATAATCGAACAGATGATCGAGACACAAAACGACGAGGAATGATGGGCTTAGTCAATCAGCTGTTTAAAGTATATTTTAGGATTAACAAATTGCATTTATGTAAGCCTTTAATTAGGGCAATTGAGTCAAGTCCTTTCAAAGAGTCTTTTTCCCTGAGCCAGCAAATTGCTTACAGGTATTTTGTGGGACGTAAAGCCATGTTTGATAGTGACTACAAAGCAGCTGATAAATATTTGAGCTATGCATTTGAAAATTGTCATAAACAGTgcagaaaaaacaaaagactTATACTGATTTATCTTGTTCCTGTTAAAATGCTTCTAGGGTACTTTCCCAATAGAAAAGTTCTAGAGAAATATGACGTGCTAGAATTCTCAGAGTTGGTTGAAGCTGTGTGCCAGGGAAATTTGAAACGCTTTGATGAAATCATGGAGAAACATGAGTCATTTTTCATTGACAGTgggatttatttaattatagacAAGTTGAAAATTATAGCATACAGAAATCTCTTCAAAAAAGTCTATATGATATTAAATACCCATCAAATTCCTGTAGAATCTCTTCAAGCTGCTTTGCAGTTTCTTGATCAGGATGTCGACTTGGATGAGACCCAATGTATTGTTGCTAATTTGATTAATGAAGGGAGAATTAAGGGGTATATTTCCCACCAACACAGAAAGGTAGTGGTCAGTAAACAGAACCCTTTTCCACCTTTGACCACCACTTAA